A genome region from Legionella sp. PC997 includes the following:
- a CDS encoding GGDEF domain-containing protein: protein MYFTLIMIIIGIFFLLGGAIVVWPLIKKASYYHYQWIANLVLICFFIGSFLFVIVYTLLINEFFTNYFYATLFLLGGFYVFWMSYLSSKTIEKIKTMDNLKLEYEKIRYNAEHDKLTGCFNRHYLMEILDNRFRKIKLNTGQLTVMFVDLDGFKKINDEYGHDFGDQILQRFGQLLKQQLREEDIIARYGGDEFVVLVENIPLTKAKSIGQKIIQTTSRITKEKLPNHSSLGCSVGITQLTKNSLSINSVLKKADDACYKAKKNHGNTIWVDDNMTSSFLD, encoded by the coding sequence ATGTATTTTACACTCATTATGATTATTATAGGGATTTTTTTCCTTTTAGGAGGAGCCATCGTGGTTTGGCCGCTTATCAAAAAAGCATCGTATTATCATTACCAATGGATAGCCAATCTTGTGCTTATTTGTTTTTTTATAGGCAGTTTTCTTTTTGTCATTGTCTACACCCTTTTGATTAATGAGTTTTTTACGAATTATTTTTACGCCACCCTTTTTTTATTAGGGGGTTTTTATGTGTTTTGGATGAGTTATTTGAGTTCAAAAACGATTGAAAAAATCAAAACCATGGATAATTTGAAGTTAGAATATGAAAAAATTCGTTATAATGCAGAACACGATAAACTCACCGGATGCTTCAATCGTCATTATTTAATGGAAATTTTGGACAATCGCTTTAGAAAAATCAAATTAAACACTGGACAGTTAACGGTCATGTTTGTTGATTTAGATGGGTTTAAGAAAATCAATGATGAATATGGCCATGATTTCGGGGACCAAATCTTACAGCGCTTTGGTCAATTATTAAAACAACAACTTCGAGAAGAAGACATCATTGCCCGCTATGGTGGCGATGAATTTGTGGTATTGGTTGAAAACATCCCCTTAACTAAAGCCAAGTCTATCGGACAGAAAATCATTCAAACGACTTCTCGGATTACCAAAGAAAAACTCCCTAATCATTCATCACTTGGTTGTTCTGTGGGCATCACCCAATTAACCAAGAACTCGTTATCCATCAATAGCGTGCTAAAAAAAGCGGACGACGCCTGCTACAAGGCTAAAAAAAATCATGGCAATACCATTTGGGTCGATGACAACATGACCTCTTCATTTCTTGACTGA
- a CDS encoding sodium:calcium antiporter, with translation MNIFLAIGLFIIGLLLVICFAEKLVKGAVGTSASFGVSTFFISVVFIGFDPENLAIGAVGAFNEMAGIALGSIIGATMVAIALAFGITALIAPMTFKQTPKRILILPNLAILLWGLFALDGELSRIDGLILFVSFILSVFYLLWLHKKGYDIKPSHELSETIDSVKKEERWKSLGLLLFSLVAILVGSELIVMASKTMIRYFGLSGTFFGMIILAFLVSIEEIARELPAALKGRAEISFGNVVGSIFAFFLFNAGIIAMIKPVKVNQQTLIFYLPFCLFTMVIISLFMLTQRISRWMGGVLVFLYLIFAVGGYFLF, from the coding sequence TTGAATATTTTTCTGGCCATAGGGCTCTTTATCATAGGACTTCTATTGGTGATTTGTTTTGCTGAGAAACTGGTGAAAGGAGCCGTGGGAACTTCGGCCAGTTTTGGAGTTTCTACTTTTTTCATCAGCGTTGTTTTTATTGGTTTCGACCCAGAAAACTTAGCCATTGGAGCCGTCGGTGCGTTTAACGAAATGGCAGGCATTGCCTTAGGTTCAATCATCGGTGCCACCATGGTCGCGATTGCACTAGCCTTTGGCATCACCGCATTAATTGCACCGATGACATTTAAGCAAACACCAAAACGTATTCTTATTTTACCTAACCTAGCTATTCTTCTATGGGGGCTATTCGCATTAGATGGGGAACTTTCGAGAATCGATGGCTTGATTTTATTTGTAAGCTTTATCCTTTCAGTCTTTTACCTCTTATGGCTCCATAAAAAAGGGTATGACATCAAGCCATCTCATGAACTTTCTGAAACCATAGACTCGGTCAAAAAAGAAGAACGGTGGAAATCTTTAGGATTACTTCTCTTCTCTCTAGTAGCCATTCTTGTGGGGAGTGAGCTCATCGTTATGGCATCTAAAACCATGATTCGATATTTTGGACTTTCCGGCACCTTTTTCGGAATGATTATTCTTGCTTTTTTAGTCAGTATTGAGGAAATAGCCAGGGAATTGCCTGCAGCACTTAAAGGAAGAGCGGAAATTAGTTTTGGTAATGTGGTCGGTTCAATTTTTGCATTTTTTTTATTTAATGCAGGTATTATTGCCATGATAAAACCCGTGAAGGTCAATCAGCAAACATTAATTTTCTATCTGCCTTTTTGCTTGTTCACCATGGTCATAATCTCTCTTTTTATGTTAACACAGCGGATATCACGATGGATGGGCGGCGTCTTGGTTTTTTTATATCTCATCTTCGCTGTAGGAGGATATTTTCTTTTTTAA